Proteins encoded together in one Bradyrhizobium sp. CB82 window:
- a CDS encoding carbohydrate ABC transporter permease — MSGATYKIFRKDRSFRQRLFEPPAVGKMSLLANLVAWAILLFWSLFVLFPIYWVVITAFKDAATVNNGPFFIPFVDFQPTLKGWTAQFATDPYCDAYSVGRQLVLLVYNLFVFILSPIIKIEKMEPQICKVYLAYMNSFVISIGATALCIAVGSMAAYALARISYKPKFGNIVMFVLLALSAIVGSNYFDVHWAISGSVALALFYLLARTLGRRFKSTLGNDDILFWIVSQRILPPIVVIIPVYMMFQSVRMIDTHFALIIVYAVANLPIVVWLMHDFFANLPVELEESAQLDGSSRFEIFWDIVLPLTRPGLAATTLLTLILNWNEYLFAIFLTTARAQTMPIMVAAKNTGERGILWWEMCAIIMIMILPVIVMAVVLQRYIARGVLLGAVKG, encoded by the coding sequence ATGAGCGGGGCGACTTACAAGATTTTCAGGAAGGACCGGTCCTTCAGACAGCGGCTGTTCGAGCCGCCTGCCGTTGGCAAGATGTCCCTTTTAGCCAACCTTGTGGCCTGGGCCATCCTGTTGTTTTGGTCGCTGTTTGTGCTCTTTCCGATCTATTGGGTGGTCATAACGGCCTTCAAGGATGCCGCGACCGTCAATAACGGGCCGTTCTTTATCCCTTTTGTCGATTTCCAGCCGACGTTAAAGGGTTGGACTGCGCAATTCGCAACAGACCCCTATTGCGATGCCTATTCCGTCGGCCGCCAGCTTGTCCTGCTGGTCTACAATCTGTTCGTCTTCATTCTTTCGCCGATTATCAAGATCGAAAAAATGGAGCCGCAGATTTGCAAGGTCTACCTGGCCTACATGAATTCCTTTGTGATCAGTATCGGCGCCACCGCGCTTTGCATTGCGGTCGGGTCCATGGCTGCATACGCACTGGCGCGCATTAGCTACAAGCCGAAGTTCGGGAATATCGTGATGTTTGTGCTGCTGGCCCTGTCGGCCATCGTCGGTTCAAATTATTTCGATGTTCATTGGGCGATTTCAGGCTCCGTTGCCCTCGCCCTATTTTACCTTCTTGCCCGCACTTTAGGGCGGCGTTTCAAGTCCACGCTCGGAAATGACGACATTCTGTTCTGGATCGTATCTCAGCGCATATTGCCACCGATCGTTGTCATTATTCCGGTCTACATGATGTTTCAGTCGGTCCGCATGATCGACACGCACTTCGCACTTATCATCGTCTATGCGGTAGCCAATCTGCCAATCGTCGTTTGGCTCATGCATGACTTTTTCGCGAATCTTCCCGTTGAACTGGAGGAATCGGCACAACTCGATGGCTCATCACGCTTCGAAATATTTTGGGACATCGTGTTGCCCTTGACCCGACCGGGGCTGGCTGCAACCACCCTGCTGACGCTTATTCTCAATTGGAACGAGTATCTCTTTGCGATCTTCCTCACGACCGCTCGGGCCCAGACCATGCCGATCATGGTTGCCGCCAAGAACACGGGCGAGCGGGGCATTCTTTGGTGGGAGATGTGTGCCATTATCATGATCATGATCCTTCCGGTGATCGTCATGGCTGTCGTGTTGCAGCGCTATATCGCCAGGGGCGTCTTGCTTGGTGCGGTTAAGGGATGA
- a CDS encoding sugar ABC transporter permease has translation MSDGTATSQPGISPAGLSRGESWGEWFDRQSRTFFIAPAVTLVLLFAIFPTFYTIVFAISHVRFSATGLKFRTVWFENFAAQFTGNQQVHFLGRFTSMSTAGWVFSLVTAGALLWWLYRAFVSGATWVGLAGRVISAAMAMFIALLFAATLLSGNQWGTLLNTLFYVVVGCSIQFVIGLMLAFLCSQPVIGKNFFRVLFFIPLMITPLGVGYAFKMILDVTKGPFQPFWKLVGLGNWAWSTDAWAARWFVILGDSWQWIPFIFIVLLAALENVPKDHVEAAQVDGASSFQIFREITWPQILPVAATVMLIRMIEAFKIVDLPNIMTAGGPGIATESMTLHSLFLWRANDMGDSAAVAYLLLILTVVVCSSFFNYVVLKRLRKARA, from the coding sequence ATGTCTGATGGGACCGCTACGAGCCAGCCGGGGATTTCCCCGGCTGGACTTTCTCGGGGTGAAAGCTGGGGCGAGTGGTTTGACCGCCAGTCGAGAACGTTTTTCATCGCTCCGGCCGTTACACTTGTCCTGCTCTTTGCGATTTTCCCAACCTTCTACACGATCGTCTTTGCGATCAGTCACGTAAGGTTCTCGGCCACCGGTCTCAAATTCCGGACGGTTTGGTTCGAGAACTTCGCGGCCCAATTTACCGGCAACCAGCAGGTCCACTTCCTTGGCCGCTTCACGAGCATGAGCACCGCCGGCTGGGTATTCAGCCTCGTGACTGCTGGCGCTCTGCTGTGGTGGCTTTATCGCGCCTTTGTCAGCGGAGCAACCTGGGTCGGTTTGGCCGGGCGGGTGATAAGCGCTGCAATGGCTATGTTCATTGCACTTCTATTCGCCGCCACCCTGCTCTCAGGTAATCAGTGGGGCACGCTGCTCAATACCCTGTTCTATGTTGTCGTCGGCTGCTCCATCCAATTCGTCATCGGCCTCATGCTAGCGTTCCTGTGCTCGCAGCCCGTTATCGGCAAGAATTTCTTCCGGGTCCTGTTCTTCATCCCCCTCATGATTACCCCGCTCGGTGTGGGCTATGCCTTCAAGATGATTCTGGATGTGACCAAAGGTCCGTTCCAGCCATTCTGGAAATTGGTCGGTCTCGGGAATTGGGCGTGGTCAACCGATGCATGGGCCGCTCGCTGGTTTGTTATCCTGGGGGACTCCTGGCAATGGATCCCCTTCATCTTCATCGTTTTGCTGGCCGCTCTGGAGAACGTGCCCAAGGATCATGTCGAGGCCGCTCAGGTCGACGGTGCCTCCAGTTTCCAGATCTTCCGCGAAATCACCTGGCCGCAGATTCTTCCAGTCGCGGCAACCGTCATGCTCATTCGCATGATCGAGGCGTTCAAAATCGTGGATCTGCCAAACATCATGACAGCCGGAGGGCCCGGGATAGCAACCGAGTCAATGACACTGCATTCTCTGTTTCTTTGGCGCGCCAATGATATGGGCGATTCTGCTGCCGTGGCATATCTTCTCCTGATATTGACCGTCGTCGTGTGCTCCTCGTTCTTCAACTATGTGGTCCTCAAACGGTTACGCAAGGCGCGGGCATGA
- a CDS encoding extracellular solute-binding protein, translated as MDFRKLAVAAASAVALCGWSGVAGAGQYDGITINILTRPGPVIAGAVSQHGKEFEKLTGAKIIVNEVPYAEIFPKVQQDWSTGTNSIDVAVFAAGWGVELAAAGLLENLDPYIAKDGKIDLQDIAPYFREFAQKIGGHTMVIQVDGDFQMVYYRKDILEKNNLQPPKTWDDYLAIAKAINGQDMSGDGKPGYGSCIFKKRNAQSYFAVQTIASTIVQTQGTAQGFQFENATMKPLVNNAGWKKAFELYKETSKYGPPEELNMDIGDTRALFKSGRCGLLIEWGDPGPLQLEDDAKVIKNKLYATNVGSKEVLDRKTGKLVPVSKESAPNAIDGINYAPFSAFGGWGGAVNAKSDPKVKQAAYDFLSFMSQKEQSNVDVTLGWTGFNPYRLSQLKSTDLWVKSGMDEGLAKNYMGAINDALNNPNMSSDLKIPGAQQYTAVVLDTELARYMAGEITVDEALKNIEAGWEKITRDFGRDEQIKQMALAVGPAK; from the coding sequence ATGGACTTTCGAAAGCTTGCGGTAGCGGCCGCGTCGGCTGTCGCCTTGTGCGGGTGGTCCGGTGTCGCCGGTGCCGGCCAGTATGATGGCATTACGATCAACATCCTGACGCGCCCGGGACCCGTCATCGCCGGCGCAGTGTCCCAGCACGGCAAGGAATTCGAGAAGCTGACGGGTGCCAAAATCATCGTCAATGAGGTGCCGTATGCTGAGATCTTCCCGAAGGTTCAGCAAGACTGGTCCACGGGAACGAATTCCATTGATGTTGCCGTCTTCGCCGCCGGCTGGGGCGTCGAGCTCGCAGCGGCAGGGTTGCTCGAAAACCTCGATCCCTACATAGCGAAGGACGGGAAGATCGACCTCCAGGACATCGCTCCCTATTTCCGCGAATTTGCCCAGAAGATCGGCGGGCATACGATGGTGATTCAGGTCGATGGCGACTTCCAGATGGTCTATTACCGGAAGGACATCCTGGAAAAGAACAACCTGCAGCCGCCCAAGACCTGGGACGACTATCTCGCCATTGCCAAGGCGATCAACGGCCAGGACATGAGCGGCGACGGCAAGCCAGGCTATGGCTCCTGCATCTTCAAGAAACGGAACGCGCAGAGCTATTTCGCCGTACAGACGATCGCTTCGACGATCGTTCAGACCCAGGGTACGGCCCAGGGCTTTCAGTTCGAAAACGCCACAATGAAGCCCCTTGTCAACAATGCCGGCTGGAAGAAGGCCTTTGAACTCTACAAAGAAACAAGCAAGTACGGACCGCCTGAAGAACTGAACATGGACATCGGCGACACCCGTGCCTTGTTCAAGTCGGGCCGCTGCGGCCTCCTGATCGAATGGGGCGATCCGGGTCCGCTCCAGCTCGAAGACGACGCAAAGGTGATCAAGAACAAGCTCTACGCCACCAATGTCGGTTCGAAGGAAGTTTTGGACCGCAAGACCGGCAAGCTTGTTCCTGTCAGCAAAGAGTCGGCACCGAATGCGATCGATGGCATCAACTATGCTCCGTTCTCGGCCTTTGGCGGCTGGGGCGGTGCCGTCAACGCCAAGTCCGATCCGAAGGTAAAGCAGGCGGCCTACGACTTCTTGTCATTCATGAGTCAGAAAGAGCAATCCAACGTCGACGTGACCCTGGGCTGGACAGGCTTCAACCCTTACCGCCTCAGCCAGCTCAAGAGCACGGACCTTTGGGTGAAATCAGGCATGGATGAGGGCCTTGCCAAGAACTACATGGGCGCCATTAATGATGCCCTTAACAACCCCAATATGTCTTCGGACCTCAAGATTCCCGGTGCGCAGCAGTACACCGCCGTCGTGCTCGACACCGAGCTGGCGCGATATATGGCTGGCGAGATCACGGTGGACGAGGCCTTGAAGAACATTGAGGCCGGTTGGGAAAAGATCACCAGAGACTTCGGCCGCGACGAGCAGATCAAGCAGATGGCACTCGCTGTCGGACCTGCAAAGTGA
- a CDS encoding response regulator, with product MAKKALIAIVDDDQSIRRSTTTLMTAFGFAARGFASAEEFLQSPELGETSCVISDVNMPGIGGLELQSRLASTHRRTPVIFITAFPDPRIQERALAGGAICFLTKPFDGETLLQCVDRALHQSNS from the coding sequence ATGGCAAAAAAAGCTCTCATTGCGATTGTCGACGACGATCAATCAATTCGCCGCTCAACGACAACGCTCATGACGGCGTTCGGATTCGCGGCTCGGGGTTTTGCGTCGGCTGAAGAGTTTCTGCAATCGCCCGAACTCGGCGAAACGTCCTGCGTCATTTCCGATGTTAACATGCCAGGCATCGGCGGTCTCGAGTTGCAGAGCCGATTGGCGTCCACACATCGTCGAACACCTGTCATCTTTATTACCGCTTTTCCGGATCCTCGAATCCAGGAGCGGGCGCTCGCGGGCGGGGCCATCTGCTTTCTCACGAAGCCTTTCGACGGAGAGACACTCCTTCAATGTGTCGACCGCGCCCTCCACCAGTCCAACAGTTGA